The segment TCATTCCAGAATGGTGGCGGGAAAAACAGGTGAAGCTTGTGCGTCAGGGCAGCACATTGCAAGTTGGCCGGGGCAGATCCATGTTTAGCATGGTTGAATATCCCAACAGAGTGGtagaaaaaaatgtgtaaagtagaaattgttttaaaacaaaacatggatacagtatatacactaccagtcaaaagtttggggtcacttagaaatttccattcctctccattacagacagaataccagctgagatcagttgtattgtttttttaatcaggccagcgttttcagattacattatgtgcttacagaATTGCAAAAGgcttctcgactgttgtagaaagaagtggctgatctttaatgcaatatatatatgcagggatttaaaaaaaaatttatttaacaagcaatttttgttgtatttcagcAGTATACTGatagcagcagaaaggcagaactaaGTACACAATAATACCTGTTTATTTATCCCAAGTAATACCGTTATGATGGTATTCAACAACGTTACCGCATATTTTCCTCCCATTGCGCAGCCCTTCTGATAATGTGATTCCCTCTTTCACCAACCAGGCCTCctgttagagctgggcaattatcaatattatatcaatattgtgatatgagactagatatcgtcttagattttggatattgtaatatgacataagtgttgtcttttcctggttttaaaggctgcattacagttaagtgatgtcattttctgaacttaccagactgttgtaactgttctattatttgcctttacccacttagtcattatatccacattatggATGATTacttatcaaaaatctcattgtgtaaatattttgtgaaagcaccaatagtcaacacgacaatatcgttgcggtatcgatatcgaggtattggattttctccatatcgcccagccctagctccTGTCTTCTTTGTCATATTAAAAACGGtatattttgtaaattatacacattacataACTCAGCAATACTGTATCAAGTCTTCTACATTCTATTCCGTATCCCCTCGGCGATGCATTTTACCTCCAGATACTTTAGATCACTGCTGctgattattttaaaaaacagaagaagaaaaaagccctCTCTGACAGACATAAATCGGTTTAATCTTAATATGCCATTACTTGTCTAATACACTTTTGTTTCTGACTGAATTTCATTTTGGGTGAACTATTCCTTCAAGACACCAGTAGCTCACCTTCATGCCTCGATCTATCTTCACTTTCATTTACAGTGAAGAACCCTCGGCCCTGTGAGTCATATGACGGTAGCAGTCAGTTGAGTGGAGGTGAAAGTGACTTGTCCCGCAATTGGACAGGATGTCACAAAACCTCAGCCCCTGAGAGACGTTCAGCGACCAGGTTTCAAACCCCTGTCCCCACCAAGCCAAACTCTGAAACCTCAGAGGCCGTCCGCGCAGACCAGGACCAGCCCCTCTCCTTCGACCATACAAGGCTGGCGGTGGCCACTGCTGCATTCAGAGGACCGTCAGTTCAGCGGGGCTCCTCCCAAACACAGAGCCTAGCCAGAGTGCTCCAGTCTGGCCTGCCAAACCTCGTTAACGCTTCATCAAGGCAAACGTTTTCAACCCAGAGCGGAGACACGCAGAACGATGGCGGTGCAACAGTGGGATCTGTCATTGGACAGAAAAGTGTCGTCGGTGACTGTAAGTCAGACTGTGAGGCAGCAGAAAGGATGCCTGGGAAATCATCCATGACTGGGACAACCGAGGAGAGGACGGGTCATGTGCTGGGACTAGACTGTTACTCTTCTTCTGATGAGGAGTGTGACGCGTAACGTTTTTACGTGCTCATGAAATTTTACAATGAAGTATTTTATGGAACATCTTGAGTGCTCTGTGTTCATTCAAAGGCTTCCTTTGGTGGGTCACATTGACGATAATCTAAGATGTTGTGATAGACATTAGCtaaattgaactgaactgaattgAAAATGACTAGGACTGCATCACGGCGATACCTCGACATTTAATTGGTATACAGAAAATCTGAATATTAAAGCCCCGCTCACAACACCTGCTGCGTAAGGGAAAAGGTATGTTTGCATGTCGAGAGTAATGTCATTCATTTCAGCATGAGAAATTCTGTCATTGTCAGGCAGTACTGCATTTAGGTACGTAATAAGTCATCATGACCACAGGCATCTCCTTTATGCAACAGAAAGCAGGGAGGCTGTGAGAAACAGACGGTAATAGACAGAGATACTTGCTGATTCAGTGATTCATTTTAGTGTCATTGCCCGGTTATATTAACTGGAGAAGCAGTTCGGAGCACGACCTGGTTAGACCCCACAACCCTACCCACCCACTACAACCCACTCTgcagatgctgctgctgctgcgagGACTGCATGACACTTCTGGGAAACAGACACATCAGCTCAGAGAGTGCAAACACCCTGTGCAGTTTATGGTTTAGTTTGACGTAGTTGCCCTTTTATTTAGAGCTCTGTATGCACACTGCAACTTCCATCTGTCTCTGCAGGGGCCTGGAGAAAGGAAATGAAAGTTTTGCAAAAGTGGACAGGGCAGAGGCCTCCAAGCTTCCTGCGCAGGTACcaaaatacatacaaatcaAAGACTAAGTTAGACAATACAGTATATCGGACTGGCTTAGCTTTACAATTGATGTAAATCATAACAAAGCAGTTTAACAAAGTTTTATTGTAGGCCCCGTGCTCTGCACTGCAAGGCTGCTAATTTCTTGCAATGAATTCCATCTATGAGGTCAAAAAGATGCCCTTTATCAAAAATCACCAAAGCCTCCTCATGGAAACGGTTGCAACCGCAATGAAGGAGCACAGTGATTGTTCTGAATTCTAAGTAACTCACCCAAAAAGTGTCAAAGACCACAATGGTATTAACTCTTCACTGAGCGGAGAGAAATAAGGGCGGTGTATGTAACTTTCCTGTAAGTTCATCTCTGAGGTAATGGTTGGGGTTAATTCTCACCCCCATTAAAGTATCACTGTCTCTCGCTACCAGCTTTTCACATGCAGGAAAGCCAATGCAGAGACATATGGCCTTTTCATGTGGCAGCAGTGTCTTCCCACCAAGAATACACTGTGTGCTACTGAAACTGCTGTATCACTGTTTACTTACACACTGTGTGTCATAAAGACTGATAAAGTAATACAACTTTAATAGTAATTAACAATGCATTTTAAACGCGTTGAATACCAAAGATAAATATTCAGGACATGGTTTAGATgtgaaaaaggggaaaaaaaggaatcCCCACCTATGTTATAAGTACTAGTACAGTGCcagttgaaaatgtgcctgtttggaacgggccgattgcttggcctgtggtattgctggtTGTAGAATTCTCCAAAAGCAATTTGTacccccaaaatgacttacagaaggaccccgaactacttacagtttttttttcgattgctaaacgatgtgcaaaactctaactacagtctgcacagcagcagttcaatCTCTAGATTGTTTTTCATCGCTTGAAAGTTTCCAAAACTATACACACGTATCCCATgcctttaaccacaacgtgcacaacgctgtagatttacagcacgttgttcaaatgctaacacactgctgtcaaaactgttaaccacacattcaaaacagaatagatttcagtctggtgcatttcaaacactgctgattggaattttagctgaaagcctaagcaggtgtcttgttttagactagttagtgaacatatacggtatttatatagagaaagctcagaaagcctttttttgtatacaaacaccaaataagaaaaaaactgtaatatgaaactccactgtatagcctactgctgacttacagtgtaggctacttcttgCGTTCGTGcgtacacacagagagagagagagaaagagagagagagagagagagagggggggcgaAAACATTTTTTCGTCAACCATATCGTATTGTCGttggcagacaccgtcaccacatttaagagtaaacttaaaactctcctctttgataaagcttatagttgatagttagggagtgaggagttgcagcgttcgcctagactggcgggggagggtgtataGCCGCAGACAgggcaccccttctcttctctgcttctcttcacagtcgtcagattcatctaccaaccctgttatagttttagactgccggggtacctcctttgacacactcagctcctctctctttccatctgtgtgcatccatgtcagaaatgcttgttactaacttagctctggggagcttttTCCCCGGAGTCCTCTATGTTTTTTcgcccagcagttttccttggattagggtggcacctataTCACGGTTGCAGCTAGGGCTGTCACGATAACTCCTTTTTGTTGTGCGATATATTGTCCCAAAATgaattgcgataaacgatattGTCATTTTAAGACCATTTTATGCCACATAATGACAATATTATAGCAAAGTAATGCAAGCACACTCTTTCCAAGATCAAAGAACTTTTAATTCTTATTATTCTTCTTATGTTATTCTTAGAATATTTAGACATTGGAATCGGAAtgtcaaaaaatattttcaaaataaataaaacataaataaataataaatacacctttttttaaca is part of the Perca flavescens isolate YP-PL-M2 chromosome 9, PFLA_1.0, whole genome shotgun sequence genome and harbors:
- the LOC114562219 gene encoding uncharacterized protein LOC114562219 isoform X1, whose amino-acid sequence is MARNEEKQQGKLNRLWLQKEREEGRLKDVHERRPKLSTLNSTSSVKKWIPGIKNEIEYYLQQSQLSHYPERKIAEFQLHIEALEKEYKSFIAKLRVLDPTCKHKPWTPRAYCKRRAEAQDSPSIVKNPRPCESYDGSSQLSGGESDLSRNWTGCHKTSAPERRSATRFQTPVPTKPNSETSEAVRADQDQPLSFDHTRLAVATAAFRGPSVQRGSSQTQSLARVLQSGLPNLVNASSRQTFSTQSGDTQNDGGATVGSVIGQKSVVGDCKSDCEAAERMPGKSSMTGTTEERTGHVLGLDCYSSSDEECDA